Proteins co-encoded in one Papaver somniferum cultivar HN1 chromosome 5, ASM357369v1, whole genome shotgun sequence genomic window:
- the LOC113280136 gene encoding F-box/kelch-repeat protein At1g57790-like, with protein sequence MSWEEVKSLGDTVLFLGDTTNACCSAAELGLRKGYLYYTLPKDQYLYMFDVEDKCTTTILPCSKLPTPWFLSGWIMMPPLPTVSVAAGGRILENISNVRLDDYMIKSKEMEEIISKSDNLNLRKKQNEENLEEPGPWMVINEDIVDLIASHLHPVDFLHFRAVCKSNKVPIMKQIYENATCYNFVDPMHNNEKYLMNLPELLAGAIIHCQKGGWLLMSRGRFTLFFYNPFAKETIQLPESQCSYGFSGISFSSLPTCSDCVVFGITQQNEEEICIYVIKRRADSWRFPIFENSDLENYMPTFNEPFFHKGAFYCVDYNGTLGVFNEHKWSWSVLKRPRGFSNAAYVSFLVECEDELLLVRILEMSVTIFRLDSLKMVWRKVKSLGKHIFL encoded by the exons ATGTCTTGGGAGGAAGTGAAAAGTTTAGGTGATACAGTGCTGTTTCTTGGCGATACTACTAATGCATGCTGCTCAGCGGCTGAGTTGGGTCTTAGAAAGGGTTATCTGTATTACACCTTGCCCAAAGATCAGTATTTATACATGTTTGATGTAGAGGACAAATGCACTACAACTATCTTGCCTTGTTCCAAGTTGCCAACGCCATGGTTCTTGTCGGGGTGGATAATGATGCCTCCTCTACCAACCGTCAG TGTTGCCGCTGGAGGAAGAATATTGGAAAATATAAGCAATGTCAGACTAGATGATTACATGATAAAGTCGAAGGAAATGGAAGAAATAATAAGTAAATCTGACAATCTGAATCTGAGGAAAAAACAAAACGAGGAAAATCTAGAAGAACCAGGGCCTTGGATGGTTATTAATGAGGACATTGTGGACTTGATAGCAAGTCATCTTCATCCGGTGGATTTCTTACATTTCCGTGCAGTTTGCAAATCAAATAAGGTTCCAATAATGAAGCAGATTTATG AAAATGCTACTTGCTACAATTTTGTTGACCCAATGCACAATAACGAGAAGTACCTCATGAACCTCCCTGAGTTGCTAGCAGGTGCCATAATTCATTGTCAAAAGGGTGGTTGGCTATTGATGTCAAGAGGTAGATTTACCTTATTCTTCTACAATCCCTTCGCCAAAGAGACCATTCAGCTTCCGGAGTCGCAATGTAGTTATGGATTTTCTGGTATTTCATTCTCCTCTTTACCAACTTGCTCGGACTGTGTAGTTTTTGGCATTACGCAACAAAATGAAGAAGAGATTTGCATTTACGTCATTAAAAGGAGAGCTGACAGTTGGAGATTTCCTATATTTGAAAATAGTGATTTGGAGAACTACATGCCAACTTTTAACGAACCATTTTTTCACAAGGGTGCTTTTTATTGTGTAGATTATAACGGAACCTTGGGAGTTTTTAATGAGCATAAGTGGAGTTGGAGTGTTCTCAAACGGCCTCGTGGTTTCTCTAATGCTGCATATGTTAGTTTCTTGGTGGAATGTGAAGACGAGCTTTTATTGGTGCGAATTCTTGAAATGTCTGTTACGATATTTCGGTTAGACAGCTTAAAGATGGTCTGGCGGAAAGTTAAAAGTTTGGGGAAACATATCTTTTTGTGA